The proteins below are encoded in one region of Neoasaia chiangmaiensis:
- a CDS encoding LptF/LptG family permease: MSGIDPAAIARFMAAAEAGASGMSAASPPRYVLLGHISRALLARIGLCAFILISLMEILALLEQTTAILQRNLGVHGILTYALLHLPALILQALPLSVLIGAVFMLTQMALGSEIASLRAAGLSTVTLFVLMLPGTVGVAIGGMVMHEFVTPRTELALARWWNVTSPTALQDTRGFWFHDHGSIVHVDHFSAGGTILHGVDYYRRNAKGALEAVSSARQAEFRQSVWEATSLRQLDLNTNRVVISQHATETITHSAVSPDNILILSQPYPVLSTRQIEAILHQGAPASLPKATYRMALFEPYILPMNLCVMLLLALPVVYIPPRTGTRSMMPVAALGAGFAFIVMQGLVQALGNAGTLPALLATLAPPILATLLAVAWLLKMEER; the protein is encoded by the coding sequence GTGTCTGGCATCGATCCTGCGGCGATCGCGCGGTTCATGGCGGCGGCGGAAGCTGGTGCGTCCGGCATGAGCGCGGCAAGTCCTCCACGCTACGTCCTGCTGGGCCATATATCGCGCGCGCTGCTGGCGCGGATCGGCCTCTGTGCCTTCATCCTGATTTCCCTCATGGAAATTCTCGCTCTGCTTGAGCAGACGACAGCCATTCTCCAACGAAATCTGGGTGTACACGGTATCCTGACGTATGCGCTGCTGCACCTGCCGGCACTCATCCTGCAGGCGCTGCCGTTGAGCGTTCTCATCGGCGCGGTGTTCATGCTCACCCAGATGGCGCTGGGTAGCGAGATTGCCAGCTTGCGTGCGGCCGGGCTTTCGACGGTGACATTGTTCGTGCTCATGCTGCCGGGCACAGTCGGCGTTGCGATCGGCGGCATGGTCATGCATGAATTCGTCACTCCGCGCACTGAACTCGCACTGGCACGCTGGTGGAACGTCACGTCGCCCACGGCCCTTCAGGACACGCGCGGCTTCTGGTTCCATGACCACGGCTCAATCGTCCACGTGGATCACTTCAGCGCGGGCGGGACGATCCTGCACGGTGTGGATTATTATCGTCGCAACGCCAAAGGCGCGCTGGAAGCTGTCTCGAGCGCACGCCAGGCGGAGTTTCGTCAAAGCGTCTGGGAGGCGACATCTCTCCGGCAACTGGATCTGAACACCAACCGCGTCGTGATCTCACAGCATGCAACGGAGACGATCACGCATTCGGCCGTGTCGCCGGATAACATTCTGATCCTCTCCCAGCCCTACCCGGTCCTGTCGACAAGGCAGATTGAAGCGATCCTTCATCAGGGTGCACCGGCAAGTCTGCCGAAAGCGACCTACCGCATGGCCCTCTTCGAACCCTACATCCTGCCAATGAATTTGTGCGTCATGCTTCTCTTGGCGCTCCCCGTGGTCTATATCCCGCCTCGCACGGGTACGCGCAGCATGATGCCGGTTGCTGCACTGGGTGCCGGTTTTGCCTTCATCGTGATGCAAGGTCTCGTGCAGGCGCTTGGCAATGCCGGAACACTTCCGGCGTTGCTCGCGACGTTGGCGCCACCCATTCTGGCGACGCTGCTGGCGGTCGCGTGGTTGCTGAAGATGGAAGAAAGATGA
- a CDS encoding MmcB family DNA repair protein: MSSFLPENQLAIRRAALGLCQALAWAPVNEFALPAAGRRADIMALRPDHGFVCIEVKSGPRDFLTDRKWHEYRDWCDKLYFAVDDVFPLDLLPDDVGIIVVAVRHAPFGVLPECAIIRESPEQKLAPARRRALSHLFGHTAAMRLTMLEDPAITASLRAARRVD, translated from the coding sequence ATGTCGTCTTTCCTGCCGGAAAACCAGCTCGCCATCCGGCGGGCGGCTCTGGGCTTGTGCCAAGCGCTGGCTTGGGCGCCCGTCAATGAATTCGCCCTGCCCGCGGCCGGTCGCCGCGCCGACATCATGGCGTTGCGCCCGGATCATGGCTTCGTTTGCATTGAGGTCAAGTCCGGGCCGCGTGATTTCCTGACGGATCGCAAATGGCACGAATATCGCGACTGGTGCGACAAACTCTACTTTGCCGTCGACGACGTCTTCCCGCTCGACCTGCTGCCGGATGACGTGGGCATCATCGTCGTGGCCGTTCGCCATGCGCCTTTCGGGGTCCTTCCTGAGTGTGCCATCATTCGCGAAAGTCCTGAGCAGAAACTTGCGCCGGCACGTCGTCGGGCATTATCGCATCTCTTCGGTCATACTGCCGCCATGCGCCTGACGATGCTGGAAGATCCCGCCATCACCGCCTCCCTTCGCGCCGCACGGCGCGTTGACTGA
- a CDS encoding glucosamine inositolphosphorylceramide transferase family protein — MPFLRTDLWRSVIVHAPMQDIVARGALEGMPVTLLPDIGWMRFLADPFGFWREGRLFVFAEAYDYRDRHGVIDVLECDASFRVVARRTVLREPWHLSYPVVFEAKGRIWMLPEASRSGRLSLYEACRFPDEWQICSAFDFPSAAIDASPVFHQGRWWMFYTPPGPKAVRQSVLCAAYADDLMGPWQQHPANPIWSDRSGARPGGSPLVVGDTIVLPTQDCRSTYGAAIRFLHLRIDPECVTCTPGYVIKPPAGLAPLSDGLHTVSAAGDVTLIDVKRVAIGPARHFLNMKRRVADMLEDKNA, encoded by the coding sequence TTGCCTTTCCTTAGAACGGATCTGTGGCGTAGCGTCATCGTCCATGCGCCGATGCAGGACATCGTGGCGCGTGGCGCGCTGGAAGGGATGCCCGTCACGCTCCTGCCCGACATCGGATGGATGCGTTTTCTGGCGGACCCGTTCGGTTTCTGGCGCGAGGGGCGTCTGTTCGTGTTTGCCGAAGCCTATGATTATCGGGACCGACACGGTGTTATCGACGTTCTGGAATGTGATGCCTCTTTCCGGGTCGTTGCGCGGCGCACCGTTCTGCGGGAGCCATGGCATTTATCGTATCCGGTGGTTTTCGAGGCGAAGGGCAGGATCTGGATGTTGCCGGAGGCGTCACGGTCGGGGCGCCTGTCGCTTTATGAGGCGTGCCGCTTTCCAGACGAATGGCAGATCTGCTCGGCGTTTGACTTCCCGTCGGCCGCCATCGACGCGTCGCCCGTGTTTCACCAGGGGCGATGGTGGATGTTTTATACGCCACCTGGACCCAAAGCCGTGCGGCAGAGCGTTCTATGTGCGGCCTATGCCGATGATCTCATGGGGCCATGGCAACAACACCCGGCCAACCCGATCTGGTCGGATCGCAGCGGCGCGCGACCGGGCGGATCGCCGCTTGTTGTCGGTGACACGATCGTACTGCCCACCCAGGATTGCCGCAGCACCTACGGCGCGGCAATCCGCTTTCTGCATCTGCGCATCGACCCCGAATGTGTCACCTGCACGCCGGGTTACGTGATAAAACCGCCTGCCGGGCTAGCACCGCTTTCCGATGGATTGCATACTGTGTCAGCTGCGGGTGATGTCACGTTGATCGACGTCAAGCGTGTGGCGATCGGGCCGGCGCGACATTTCCTGAACATGAAGCGACGCGTCGCAGATATGCTGGAGGACAAGAACGCGTGA
- a CDS encoding metallophosphoesterase family protein: MSAIQPSPVRLAHLSDVHLPPPLPISPRALFNKRALSLLSWQQHRRHRHLAGLGDAVVADAIAHAPDAFAITGDLTNFGLPAEFAAAADWLSTLPGAVTVVPGNHDRMTPMPWTSGLDLWSRWMPARPDAFPYMRQVGDVALIGVNSAIASPPFMAYGRVGRTQGERLRGMLLRTRHLCRIVMIHHPPRRGLTPWRKSLLDTAQFAALLKVTGAEAVLHGHSHNASLATVPGTDIPLIGVASASLQSDKPWRQAGWNELSISRASDTWQVDLTRRRVDADGTAHSTVHRTWKRPIGIPGIAT; this comes from the coding sequence ATGTCTGCCATCCAACCTTCCCCGGTCCGGCTCGCCCATCTGTCAGATGTCCATCTGCCGCCGCCGCTGCCCATCTCGCCGCGCGCCCTTTTCAACAAGCGCGCGCTAAGTCTTCTGTCCTGGCAGCAGCATCGCCGTCATCGCCATCTCGCGGGGCTGGGGGACGCTGTCGTGGCCGATGCCATTGCGCATGCGCCCGACGCATTCGCCATAACCGGCGACCTCACGAATTTCGGCCTTCCCGCCGAATTCGCTGCCGCAGCGGACTGGCTGTCGACACTGCCCGGTGCCGTCACCGTGGTGCCGGGCAATCATGACCGCATGACCCCCATGCCCTGGACGAGCGGCCTGGACCTCTGGTCGCGCTGGATGCCGGCGCGCCCGGATGCTTTCCCTTATATGAGACAGGTCGGCGACGTGGCGCTGATTGGCGTCAACAGCGCGATCGCCTCGCCGCCGTTCATGGCGTATGGGCGTGTCGGCCGCACCCAGGGGGAGCGTCTACGTGGCATGCTACTGCGGACGCGCCATCTATGCCGCATCGTCATGATCCACCATCCACCGCGACGTGGCCTGACACCGTGGCGGAAATCCCTTCTCGATACAGCGCAATTCGCAGCCCTGCTCAAGGTGACCGGCGCGGAAGCGGTGCTTCACGGCCATTCGCACAATGCGAGTCTCGCGACCGTGCCGGGCACCGACATTCCGCTGATCGGCGTCGCCTCCGCCTCGCTACAGTCCGACAAGCCCTGGCGACAGGCCGGATGGAACGAACTGTCGATCTCCCGCGCATCCGACACATGGCAGGTTGATCTCACCCGGCGGCGCGTCGACGCCGATGGCACGGCGCACAGCACCGTCCATCGCACCTGGAAGCGGCCCATCGGTATTCCCGGCATCGCGACATGA
- a CDS encoding retroviral-like aspartic protease family protein has product MSACQTPPSNTCKIATIGNLPILNSHGSPIVRATVNDHPVAFTVDTGAFNSTIDEYYADRLGVTYMPGWLTVSGFGGDTFANGGRVDKLGLGSATAYDLTFLLAGHSRRTIDGLPVIGWFGSEFLTASDVVVDMPDHVMQMLDMRQCGFPTPTWSGKTYRVSIRHDDPSSTKVGVTFSVNGKSVDGFVDTGASSTMISLAEARRAGVTMDMLQRDPQRRGFGIANRPFTIYRHRFDQLAVGDLVVSHPVLSVLDEDGQDLTVLGADFLIGHRIWITRGSAMYIQRAADIPADDPARSGRH; this is encoded by the coding sequence ATGTCTGCCTGCCAGACGCCGCCGTCCAATACGTGCAAGATCGCGACGATTGGCAATCTGCCAATTCTCAATAGCCACGGCAGTCCGATTGTTCGAGCAACGGTCAATGATCATCCGGTCGCTTTCACCGTCGACACGGGGGCATTCAACAGCACGATTGACGAATATTATGCCGATCGTCTCGGTGTGACATACATGCCGGGGTGGCTTACGGTTTCAGGGTTTGGTGGCGACACGTTCGCCAATGGCGGACGAGTCGACAAACTTGGTCTCGGTTCAGCCACGGCATATGACCTGACGTTTCTTCTGGCAGGCCATTCCCGTCGGACGATCGACGGTCTGCCGGTCATCGGGTGGTTCGGCTCGGAATTCCTGACCGCCTCCGACGTGGTGGTCGATATGCCCGACCATGTGATGCAGATGCTCGACATGCGGCAGTGCGGGTTTCCGACGCCGACGTGGTCTGGAAAGACTTACCGTGTGTCGATCCGGCATGATGACCCTTCATCGACGAAGGTCGGCGTGACTTTTTCAGTAAACGGCAAGTCGGTCGATGGATTTGTCGATACTGGCGCGTCGTCAACGATGATCTCGTTGGCGGAGGCGCGGCGCGCGGGCGTGACCATGGACATGTTGCAGCGTGATCCACAACGTCGCGGATTCGGGATCGCGAACAGACCGTTCACGATCTATCGTCATCGTTTCGATCAGCTTGCAGTTGGCGATCTGGTCGTTTCCCATCCAGTTCTCAGCGTCCTCGATGAGGATGGGCAGGATCTCACTGTTCTGGGAGCGGATTTCCTGATCGGCCACCGTATCTGGATTACGCGCGGTTCGGCCATGTATATCCAGAGAGCGGCGGATATCCCCGCTGACGATCCTGCGCGATCAGGTCGTCACTGA
- a CDS encoding LptF/LptG family permease, producing the protein MRSPRLATLDRYLLMQLLPPFIIALSAVLAALLLERLLVLFDDLAAAGSSLTTFIALLADLLPHYLGLALPAALSVSVFQITRRMSDNNEIDALMASGVSLIRMARPFMQTGLVLGALSMMLYGYLQPFARYDFRAGFYFAAHTGWAPHLQAGMFAATSDGSVMSADGVSHNGTVLHHVFIRERESNGTIRVVTADRGRLTITPSRVETRLDLWNGTILTDPRTATPGHANAEPTQTQFEHTDRLIMRKKGAASFRARGADERELTLFELVRRLQHEDSQTDIARESLRAELNFRLARALAIPFIPALAVALGIGAKRRRPIIGLIALALILVGFDHALQFGRGLIAARDMSSITAIWLPEIAFCVLCLASILRRSRGSWRRRKLVRPA; encoded by the coding sequence ATGAGATCGCCCCGCCTCGCCACGCTCGATCGCTACCTGCTCATGCAGTTGCTGCCACCGTTCATCATCGCATTGAGCGCGGTACTGGCCGCTCTCCTGCTCGAACGATTGTTGGTGCTATTCGACGATCTGGCCGCGGCAGGCAGTTCCCTGACCACGTTCATCGCTCTGCTGGCAGACCTGCTGCCACATTACCTCGGCCTGGCGTTGCCTGCGGCGCTGAGCGTCAGCGTCTTCCAGATCACGCGGCGCATGAGCGACAACAACGAGATCGATGCTCTCATGGCCAGCGGCGTTTCCCTGATCCGCATGGCCCGCCCGTTCATGCAGACCGGACTTGTCCTCGGCGCGCTTAGCATGATGCTGTATGGTTACCTTCAGCCTTTTGCCCGTTACGATTTTCGCGCAGGCTTCTATTTCGCGGCCCATACCGGCTGGGCCCCCCACCTTCAGGCCGGCATGTTCGCCGCGACGTCGGACGGCTCGGTCATGAGCGCAGACGGCGTCAGTCATAACGGGACTGTGCTGCATCATGTCTTTATCCGCGAGCGCGAAAGCAACGGAACGATTCGTGTCGTCACAGCGGATCGTGGCCGGCTGACCATCACGCCATCGCGGGTGGAAACCCGTCTGGACCTGTGGAACGGCACTATCCTCACCGATCCCCGGACAGCCACCCCGGGCCATGCCAATGCCGAGCCGACCCAGACCCAGTTCGAGCATACCGACAGGCTGATCATGCGGAAAAAAGGTGCGGCCAGCTTTCGGGCGCGTGGTGCGGACGAACGGGAACTGACCCTGTTCGAGCTGGTCAGGCGCCTCCAGCACGAAGACTCGCAAACGGATATTGCCCGTGAAAGCCTCAGGGCAGAACTGAACTTTCGGCTGGCACGCGCACTCGCCATACCCTTCATTCCGGCATTGGCCGTCGCTCTCGGTATCGGTGCCAAGAGGCGGCGCCCCATCATCGGCCTGATCGCCCTTGCATTGATCCTTGTGGGGTTCGATCATGCGCTGCAATTCGGTCGAGGCCTGATCGCCGCACGTGACATGTCGTCGATCACGGCCATCTGGCTGCCGGAAATCGCCTTCTGTGTATTGTGTCTGGCATCGATCCTGCGGCGATCGCGCGGTTCATGGCGGCGGCGGAAGCTGGTGCGTCCGGCATGA
- a CDS encoding inositol monophosphatase family protein: protein MSASAREIAYRLAAARAVVDDAAALAMAMRPPPGGPTGTTKGMQDYFTEADGAVERLIAERMQTLFPDDGFMGEEGGTHRQGALTWVVDPIDGTSNYARGRDRWCVSLGLMDGDVPVAGVINAPALHETYVAQRGHGAFLNGKALKASTVTDARTAMVEMGWSPRVSAETYAKKVSSFMALGVMPRSGGSGALALADVASGRLDGYLEMVINLWDVAAALVLLEEAGAVASPFLRDGGLTGGTTLLATAPGLADTLSRAADVALD from the coding sequence ATGTCTGCTTCCGCCCGTGAAATCGCCTATCGCCTTGCCGCTGCCCGCGCCGTGGTCGACGATGCCGCCGCCTTGGCCATGGCGATGCGTCCGCCGCCGGGCGGCCCGACCGGCACGACCAAGGGCATGCAGGACTACTTCACCGAAGCCGACGGCGCCGTCGAGCGTCTTATTGCGGAACGCATGCAAACGCTCTTCCCCGACGACGGCTTCATGGGAGAGGAAGGCGGCACGCATCGGCAGGGCGCGCTCACCTGGGTCGTGGACCCGATCGACGGCACGTCGAACTATGCGCGCGGTCGCGATCGCTGGTGCGTCTCCCTCGGTCTGATGGATGGCGACGTGCCGGTGGCCGGGGTCATCAACGCGCCCGCCCTGCACGAAACCTATGTCGCGCAGCGCGGTCACGGCGCCTTTCTCAACGGCAAAGCGCTGAAGGCGTCCACAGTAACCGATGCACGCACCGCAATGGTGGAGATGGGCTGGAGCCCGCGTGTGTCCGCCGAAACCTATGCGAAAAAGGTCTCATCGTTCATGGCGTTGGGCGTCATGCCGCGCTCCGGCGGTTCCGGCGCGCTGGCACTCGCCGATGTCGCGAGCGGGCGGCTGGATGGCTACCTCGAAATGGTCATTAACCTGTGGGACGTCGCCGCGGCACTTGTCCTGCTCGAAGAAGCCGGCGCCGTCGCATCGCCATTCCTGCGAGATGGTGGCCTGACCGGCGGCACGACGCTGCTGGCAACCGCGCCCGGTCTCGCGGATACCCTATCGCGCGCGGCCGATGTCGCGCTAGACTGA
- a CDS encoding nucleotidyltransferase family protein, with protein MTNVPVVVLAGSRDGARDPLAQLGGVAHKTLLPVAGIPMLSRVLRALQATPDLGQVYVSIETPEAITPLLGNARTLPTASGPSGSVALALERLGTPLLVTTADHPLLSPEWIEAFRADIHEGCDLAVGIATRETIERDVPGTQRTYIRLRDIQFSGCNLFWLGTSRAANVVALWQKLERDRKRPLRMASILGPGILLRAITRTLTRAALYRRIEKLTGAQVRLVTIDDGRAAVDVDKPTDLALVEQLFAKA; from the coding sequence ATGACGAACGTTCCGGTCGTGGTCCTGGCCGGCTCGCGGGATGGCGCCCGGGACCCGCTAGCTCAACTCGGCGGCGTCGCACATAAAACACTGCTTCCTGTCGCCGGCATACCGATGTTGTCACGTGTCCTGCGGGCACTTCAGGCCACGCCCGATCTGGGGCAGGTATATGTCAGCATCGAAACACCAGAAGCCATCACGCCGCTTCTCGGCAACGCCCGCACGCTTCCGACCGCGTCCGGCCCCAGCGGCAGTGTCGCTCTTGCGCTCGAACGTCTCGGCACGCCGCTGCTGGTCACGACCGCAGACCACCCGCTGCTCTCACCGGAATGGATCGAGGCATTTCGTGCCGACATCCATGAGGGATGCGACCTCGCCGTCGGGATCGCCACGCGGGAGACGATCGAACGCGATGTGCCCGGCACGCAGAGAACCTATATCCGCCTGCGCGACATCCAGTTTTCCGGTTGCAATCTTTTCTGGCTCGGCACGTCGCGGGCGGCAAATGTCGTTGCACTGTGGCAGAAGCTCGAACGCGACCGAAAGCGACCGTTGCGTATGGCCTCGATCCTCGGACCAGGCATCCTTCTCCGCGCCATAACGCGCACATTGACCCGTGCCGCCCTCTATCGCCGCATCGAGAAGCTGACAGGCGCCCAGGTACGTCTGGTGACAATCGACGATGGTCGCGCGGCTGTCGACGTCGACAAGCCGACGGATCTTGCCCTGGTCGAGCAACTGTTCGCCAAGGCATGA
- a CDS encoding sterol desaturase family protein codes for MNERRSGIWDMWRSRASLRTGRSFDLGKMDLSQLWMAYLTYPTILAYFGLIVASAFLALRHHPSLMQILPPVIAVIAVYPVAWYLIHRFILHGQWLYRSPLTAGLWKRIHFDHHQDPHLLDVLFGSPLNTIPTIVIITMPIGYLIGGGPGAFAALATGFATTCVYEFFHCIQHLAYKPRWGWVARMKQLHVLHHFHDEDGNYGITNYLPDRLFGSYYKDARARVRSAHVFNLGYNIAQAARFPWVMRLTGAPPRDRPDGAKPSA; via the coding sequence ATGAACGAGAGACGATCCGGCATCTGGGACATGTGGCGCTCACGCGCCTCGCTGCGCACCGGACGTAGCTTCGATCTGGGCAAGATGGACCTGTCACAACTCTGGATGGCCTATCTCACCTATCCGACGATACTGGCCTATTTCGGACTGATCGTCGCCAGCGCTTTCCTCGCGCTTCGCCACCATCCGAGCCTCATGCAGATATTGCCACCGGTCATCGCGGTCATCGCCGTCTATCCGGTCGCCTGGTATCTGATCCATCGCTTCATCCTGCATGGCCAGTGGCTCTATCGCAGTCCGCTGACGGCCGGTCTCTGGAAGCGCATTCATTTCGATCACCATCAGGACCCTCACCTGCTGGACGTACTGTTCGGATCCCCGCTGAACACGATTCCGACAATCGTCATCATCACGATGCCGATCGGGTATCTGATCGGCGGTGGTCCGGGCGCTTTCGCGGCGTTGGCGACCGGATTCGCCACGACCTGCGTCTACGAGTTTTTCCATTGCATTCAGCATCTGGCTTACAAGCCACGCTGGGGCTGGGTTGCCCGCATGAAGCAGTTGCATGTCCTGCATCATTTCCACGACGAAGACGGCAATTACGGCATCACCAACTATCTGCCGGACCGTCTGTTCGGCAGTTATTACAAGGATGCCCGCGCGCGGGTGCGCAGCGCTCATGTCTTCAATCTGGGCTATAACATCGCCCAAGCGGCCCGTTTCCCGTGGGTGATGCGCCTGACTGGCGCGCCACCCCGAGACCGGCCAGACGGCGCCAAACCTTCGGCATGA
- a CDS encoding lipid-binding SYLF domain-containing protein, whose translation MLSIPHRLRPGLAALAILLPATLPSHAWASATQQSLVDRATLAVQDLFQGTNAQSRAQRYLARARAVLVCPSIFHMSIGIGGSGGGCVLLSRDARGSWSDPAFYTLSSGSVGIQLGMEDSEMMLFVMSDRGLQALLDSQFKFNAGASASFATVGSGIEDSTAGVSNTDILAIQKSKGLFAGASLGGSKLTVDSGANRSYYNQTVGPEDVVISMRVNNPGADPLRSVLSRVALAQPAVTSPVPSSPTTSPASGDVSGNAYPANYDAHRSYSSQQVGPTSITPRGGVQSQTLPPPR comes from the coding sequence ATGCTTTCCATTCCGCACCGGCTTCGCCCTGGTCTGGCCGCTCTTGCCATCCTGCTGCCCGCTACCCTGCCGTCCCATGCATGGGCCAGCGCCACCCAGCAATCCCTTGTCGATCGCGCGACACTTGCCGTGCAGGATCTTTTTCAGGGCACCAACGCGCAGTCTCGCGCGCAACGATATCTGGCACGGGCACGCGCTGTTCTGGTCTGCCCCTCGATCTTCCATATGTCGATCGGCATCGGCGGCTCGGGCGGCGGATGCGTGCTCCTGTCCCGTGACGCACGCGGCTCCTGGTCCGATCCGGCCTTCTACACGCTCAGCTCCGGCTCCGTTGGTATTCAACTCGGGATGGAAGATTCGGAGATGATGCTTTTCGTCATGTCCGACCGCGGATTGCAGGCATTGCTCGACAGCCAGTTCAAATTCAATGCCGGTGCATCGGCGTCCTTCGCGACGGTCGGCAGCGGCATCGAAGACAGCACCGCCGGCGTTTCGAATACCGACATTCTCGCCATCCAGAAATCCAAGGGGCTGTTCGCCGGCGCGTCGCTCGGCGGCTCGAAGCTGACAGTCGATAGCGGCGCGAACCGCTCCTACTACAATCAGACCGTAGGTCCTGAAGATGTCGTGATCAGCATGCGCGTCAACAATCCCGGCGCGGATCCCCTGCGCAGCGTGCTGTCCCGCGTCGCGCTGGCGCAACCGGCCGTAACCTCTCCAGTGCCCTCATCGCCCACGACATCACCAGCGAGCGGCGATGTCTCCGGCAATGCCTATCCCGCGAATTACGACGCCCACCGCTCCTACAGCAGCCAGCAGGTCGGCCCGACATCGATCACGCCACGTGGTGGCGTGCAAAGCCAGACTTTGCCGCCACCTCGCTGA
- a CDS encoding glycosyltransferase family 4 protein, translated as MKIAYVINSVEGGGAALPVPAITSVMRAAGHDVTVLALTRRDGRAIGPMRKAGLDVRVREGSRTDHIRALTWLDHTIAELRPDVIWTSLTRATLLGQIVGWRRQLPVVSWQHSARLKPANARLLRLFRNRSRLWIADSTCVEQETRAKLRVASDRLVCWPIFRADETRSTAKPWTRGQTIRIGTLGRLHPVKGFDTLCEAVACLKIQADLPPFIVHIGGEGAERTRLQERITREKLPIVLDGYIEKTDEFLSGLHLYVQPSHWEGLCLAAHEAMLAGLPIVASDAGEIPFTVTKACGRIVPPKDGTALAAALGDLLRQPENLATMGQNARHRVLDRFSADAFDRRGREILLRVEAGQ; from the coding sequence ATGAAGATCGCCTACGTGATCAATTCCGTCGAGGGCGGGGGTGCCGCGCTGCCCGTTCCGGCCATCACCAGTGTCATGCGCGCCGCGGGACACGATGTCACGGTCCTGGCTCTCACCCGTCGAGACGGTCGCGCGATTGGACCGATGCGGAAAGCCGGCCTGGATGTCCGCGTGCGCGAAGGTTCACGGACCGATCATATTCGTGCGCTCACATGGCTCGATCACACAATTGCGGAGCTTCGGCCCGACGTCATCTGGACATCCCTGACACGCGCGACATTGCTGGGCCAGATTGTCGGTTGGCGACGGCAACTGCCGGTCGTAAGCTGGCAACATTCCGCTCGCCTGAAGCCGGCGAACGCGCGCCTCCTGCGCCTGTTTCGCAATCGATCACGGCTATGGATCGCCGATTCGACCTGTGTTGAGCAGGAAACGCGCGCAAAACTGCGGGTGGCTTCCGATCGGCTCGTCTGCTGGCCCATTTTCCGGGCCGATGAGACGCGCTCCACCGCGAAGCCCTGGACCAGAGGGCAGACGATACGGATCGGCACGCTTGGTCGTCTTCATCCCGTCAAGGGCTTCGACACGCTGTGCGAGGCTGTCGCATGCTTGAAAATACAGGCCGATCTTCCCCCATTCATCGTCCATATCGGCGGCGAAGGCGCTGAACGGACGCGCTTGCAGGAGCGGATCACGCGCGAGAAACTGCCCATCGTCCTGGATGGTTATATCGAGAAGACGGATGAATTCCTCAGCGGGCTCCATCTCTATGTGCAGCCATCGCACTGGGAAGGATTATGCCTGGCGGCGCATGAGGCCATGTTGGCCGGATTGCCAATCGTTGCGTCCGACGCCGGAGAAATTCCCTTTACCGTGACAAAAGCATGCGGCCGGATCGTTCCGCCGAAAGACGGCACGGCACTCGCAGCCGCATTGGGCGATCTGCTTCGACAGCCGGAAAACCTCGCTACGATGGGACAGAATGCGCGACATCGCGTTCTCGACCGCTTCAGTGCCGACGCCTTCGACCGGCGCGGTCGCGAAATCCTATTACGAGTCGAAGCTGGTCAGTGA